The genomic window tgaatcaatcaataaataaataaataaaacaatttaaaaaatggcaaTGAGTCCAGGAAGTCATTCCAAGATTTTCtataaaacaactaataaagagaaaacaagctcttttcatccttctgctatgaAGTGGAATGGGTTTATCATGACTAGACATCCAATGAATTTGAAGTGGGGGGAATGGTAGCGAaccaccctcccactttaaacagattagacgtctatggccgtcagcggCAGCCAATGGCGGGCAATGAGTTCATATTGGGGCGTTTCACatcgtttcttgttgatttttggtcacttcctgttgattttagggcgtttacaggtcacttcttgttaattttaggttactgaaaaggaattgactcaagaatgtccccaattcAATAGGAAgggattcaaaatcaacaggatgtgacctgtaaACGCCCTAAAATGAAGAGAGCGTGACCTGTACATGCCCGCAAAAGACTGAACCGTGAACGTTCTGGTCTCGGTGTCGTCTTCATAACCCTTTGGGCTAAAAGTATCGAGATATATCATCTTTTTgtgatattgtcacaccccaaaTTGTGACCCAGAACctgtttaatatttaaaaacattGGATTATTTCATTAGAAACACATGCAGAGCTTAACAGGAGCCAATAAagtgaaaacatttttggggaaaaagaaggctAAATGAATGTAATCAAGTATGATTTGACCCTTGATAATCCTTGCTGGATGAATGGAAGCCTTGTTTGTACTTTGCCCACTCCATGGTTtgatacaatggtatgaaaaagtatccgaaccttttggaatttctcacatttctgcataaaatccctattaatgtgatctgatctttgtcaaaatcacacagatgaaaacaacactgcttgaactaaaatcacccaaacattcatattttaatgacgatagcatgcaaacaatgacagaaggggaaaaataagtgggtgaaccctctgcctaaggagacttaaagagcaattgaaacccatttttaccaaacattttaagtagggtgtgtgcccaatcactgatgagtggtttaaagctgccctgcccactataaaacacacacctggtaagaactgtcttgatgagaagcattgtctgatgtgcatcatggcttggtcagaagagctgtctgaagacctgaaatcaaggattgttgatttgtataaagctgggaaaggatacaaaaccatctctaaaagtatggatgttcatcaatcgacagtcagagaggttgtctaaaaatggagagagttggcacttgcttctttcccaaggagtggccatccaccaaagatgacaccaagagttcagcacagaatactcagaggtaaaaaagaaccctagagtgtctgataaagacttacagaaatcactagtacagttcaatatctctgtgcacacatcaactatatggccaagaatggtgttcatgggaggactccacggaggaagccactgctgtctaaaaacatacattgttgctcgtttaatgttcgcaaaaaggcacttgcacACTCCACGGacgttttgacaaaatattttgtggactgatgaaaccaaagtcgaattgttttggagtaacacaatgtcatgtgtggaggaaaaatgaaacagctcaccaacatcaacacctcatccccaccgtgaagcatggtggatcatgattcggggctgttttgcttcctcagggcctggacatcttgcaatcattaatggaagaatgaattcaaaagttttgctggaaaacctgagaccgtctgtcagacagttgcagctaaaatgaggatggatgctgcaacaagacaatgatccaaaaaccAGAAGTAATTCGACTtccgaatggtttcagaagaataaaatacacgttctggagtgttcaagtcaaagtccagacttgaacgccattgagatgctgtgacatgacctaaagacagcgattcatgccaggaatctgactgaactacagcagttttgtagagaagaatgggcctgattgatgtgccagaccgaTCTtgggctacaggaagcatctggttgaagttattgctgctaaaggggggtggggggtgggggcacaaaatattaaatgtgatggttcacttgcttatttccccccttctgtcattatttgcatactatcctagtacagccactgagttctatctcctttttgtcactctacctaccacttatctttATTTCTatcttccaatgttaatatctagttgtctagtctcttcatcactagtcacccggtgtcccctttcccccctcccctttttcagctgcagcttcctgactgtccggacccctggctggatggacgtcctcgttgctacccccgtctcatctggctagatggacctcttcttgttcctttactccattgcagctttacagactgtaactttgcctgctaattcccattagcagtcctggggcttcctgtctagccgtcctgggagtggatctctcctgattgtggtactccccaaggtttctcattttctcccaaagactctggagtttttggagtttttccttgctgacatggagggtctaaggatgggggatacccaggacttgaatttatttattcatctttgttgcttcttttgctgtttctgattgtgtatcataattTGTCTGCAAAGCccgttgagacaaccttgttgtgatccagggctatacaaataaaattgaatcgaATTGAACCATccaaattaaaatatgaaaacctataaatgtttgggtggttttagttaaagcagacagtttttttcatctttgtgattttgacaaagatcagatcacatttcatgttgattttatgcagaaatgggagaaattccaaaaggttcagatactttttcataccactggagTGCAAACATACTGCAAAAAACAGCAGAGTTAGTTAGATCTTCAAAGGAATATCACTGGATATGTCGCAATCAAAGTCACTTTCTGGCACGTTCCACAGGTCTAAAGAAAAAGGGTGTAGTATATACCCGAGGTGTCAAATGTAAGACCTGCGAGGTTGAACTGCCTGGCAGGCAcgttgtagctcattcatactgtacacacaaaatcccatgcttttattttgacattggtgCCGCAAAAGTGTCCAGCACCGTCAacagcaaccaatgagttaacaaagaagtgacccaaaaatgccccaaaaccaactggAGGTAAACCAACAAGGAGTAATGTATCATAACTCCCAAgccaatattttcattatcgtcattgttgacgaaaacaacactgtttgacacccctgctcgATACTACACAATATTCATAAAACACATGAACCGCAGTCCAAAGGCGTTCACACTGAATCTGCGCTACTATCTCGATCCGTCGCTCCAGAAATAAAAACTTGGGCCACTTTAACTCTAGCGGTTGAACTCCCGCTATTGCTGTCTTTTCCCCTGACGCTCCTGCTGTTCCCGTCACTTTCCCCGCTGTTGTTCAAAATGTTGGCGCTTCGCCGACACAGGCGGCAGATGTTTCCGAAGGCCCTGCGCAGGTCCTTGCTCCTCATAGCGTAAATGACAGGGTTGACGGTGGAGTTAAGCAAGCACAGCATGCTGCAGAAGGCGAACACCGTCTTGATCAAGTCGTCCACTTTGCCTAAGAGGTCGTAAACCATGATGGCGAGAAGGGGGCCCCAGCAAAGGATGAGCGCCACCAAGATGAGCACGAGGGTCTTAGCCAGGCGGAGGTCCATGCGAGCCTGCTCGGGCCTCACCGTCTGTACCTTTGTCCCCTCTGCCGTGTAGACAATGACGCTCCTCTGGGAGGTGCGGTTCAGCATGCGCACGGCGTGATGGTGCGACTTCCACAGGATGAACATATAGGCGTAGATGATGAATATCAGCAGGACGCTGGTCATCCCGATCCAGAACATCAGATACCTCTGATCGATGAGGGGGAAAATGTCCGAGCATACCGAATTGAGGCGTTTGCAGTTCCACCCCAGCAGGGGCAGCAGCGCGAACGCAATGGACACGCTCCACATTAGGCTGAAAGCAACCACCGCTTTGTTTTTAGTCACGATGCGCTTATACGCCATGGGCCTGTGGATGGAGATGTAGCGGTCGATGGCGGTGAGGAAGAGGCTGCCAACGGAGGCGGTGAAAGAGGCGATGACTCCCGCCAGCTTGAAGAGGAAAACCTCAGGACTGTCTTTTCTGTGGAGGACATGAAAGTCCAAGAAGCTGTAGACAAAAATGATGCTCCCGATGAGGTCCGCCGCAGCCAGGCTTCCTATGAAGTG from Corythoichthys intestinalis isolate RoL2023-P3 chromosome 15, ASM3026506v1, whole genome shotgun sequence includes these protein-coding regions:
- the LOC130930654 gene encoding cannabinoid receptor type 1B-like — encoded protein: MRPSSTTMSTLTTIASYLGSNDAVYEDGSAKHGFRSEKIHSASISNTNKVIYSSLAPIFPTNISDFLMTNGTDAISAQCGEKFADNMECFMILTPGQQLAIAILALTLGTFTVLENLVVLCVILQSQTLRSRPSYHFIGSLAAADLIGSIIFVYSFLDFHVLHRKDSPEVFLFKLAGVIASFTASVGSLFLTAIDRYISIHRPMAYKRIVTKNKAVVAFSLMWSVSIAFALLPLLGWNCKRLNSVCSDIFPLIDQRYLMFWIGMTSVLLIFIIYAYMFILWKSHHHAVRMLNRTSQRSVIVYTAEGTKVQTVRPEQARMDLRLAKTLVLILVALILCWGPLLAIMVYDLLGKVDDLIKTVFAFCSMLCLLNSTVNPVIYAMRSKDLRRAFGNICRLCRRSANILNNSGESDGNSRSVRGKDSNSGSSTARVKVAQVFISGATDRDSSADSV